DNA sequence from the Paenibacillus physcomitrellae genome:
CTATAGCTTCAGGATCGTTATATACGGCGATTTCAGCAAGAGAAGGAGCATTGGCCGCTTGATGCAGGGTCATTCTGATTTGATTTGCGGTCACCGGTTCAAATACCGCGGTATGACTGGCGCCGATGCCATAACCCTCATAAAAAGGCACCCAGTCCGTTCCATTCCAGTAGTCATAGCTGTAGGTGCCGACGGCAGGCTGGAAGGGGCGGTAATTGCCCGTCTCCGGCGGAGTGGTCACATACTCCTCTGCTTTGATGGAGTTAAAGGTGGATTCCTCTCCTAAATCAATCGTAATCGACTGCTCCTTGTTGGTGCTTGACGTCCAATACGTGCTCGGCAGGCCGTCCGTGATGGAACCAGCTGCGTAAGGCGTTGTGCTCGTAAAGTCGGTGGTCACCTTTTTCCCCAAGGCCAGGTTCACGATTTCCGGCGGATTCTCCGGCGTAACCCGGTCGCCCTGCTGCACCTCCTGTACGCCGATGTCCGGCGCTTCTCCATAATAAAGCGGATTCCCGTAGAAATCCTTGTCGCCGAGCTGCGGCACGTAGATGCCGGCGTCAACCAGCGGCGAGCTTTCCTGCAGCTTGTAGCCGTCCCAGACGGTCGCGCCGCTCAGCACCCCGTTTGGACCAGCGCTAGGCGCCTGGCCGGGGTTCACAAAACCGGGATCGGCGGTGATTTTATGCGGATCCTCCGGTAAGCCGGTAGCCGTAAATCCGTTCGCCGAATAGAACACGTTATGGCTGAATTTGCCCGTGCCGTAATCATCAGGGGAAGCAGCCCAGGTAGACGGCGATGGACCCGTTTTGTCGTAGAACACATTGTTGTAGAAATAATACGGCACTTGATCGAAATAAGCCCCGATGTCATCGTTCCGGTTGGTGAACGCGGTTTTTTGTCCGTTATAGATAAACACGTTGTTCAGGAAATAGGCAGGTGAAGAGTCCGGTCCGAACCAGCCAAACTTGATCAGGTATTCACCGTCATCATCGCTGATATTATAACGGGCGATGTTGTTGGCGCTGCGGCCCAGATAAGACATCCAGCCCATCGGGTTGTCATGTGTGTAGTTATATTGATAAACGATATTGATGTTCGGGGAATCAAAGTCAAAAGCGGTTCCGTCCCCATTGGTGGCGTCCGTGGTGGTTGGACCTCCGTATACCTCGTTATTCTGGAACACAACGTTCCAGGATTTCCAAGGGTAAATGCCTGCGGCCTGAGCGTTATAACGTTTCATCCAGCCGTCCAGCACGTTGTATTCGACTACGGCGTCTTTGGCGTCGCACAGGTCGATGCCGCCTTGGGCGATGTCCTGCAAATAGTTGTGTCCGATATAAATGTTTGTCTGCCACAGGCCGTATCCGCCGACTTCGTCCTGAAAGTCGGTTTTGGTCGTGTAGTTGAAGTTGGCGATGCCAAGCAGATCGACATGTTTGATAAAGTTGCGTTCAATGCGGACGTCGTCAAACGTCATGTTTGGCTTCAGGGAACCGATCACGTAGAACATGATCCCGCCGTTAAACGAGGCGTTCTTATATTCGTTGGGCCATTCGTCAGGGCTGTCTACATCATGAATGTAGCAGTCGCTGATGTAGATATGGTGCATGACGCTATTGCCGCCATCAGGCACTTTATCGGTGTCCAGCACGACCAGAATGCCGTCGCGGATGTTCGAGGGTTCACCGTTCTTGTAAGTCGTTGCGACCAGGTCGGTATCAAAGTCGTCGTCGTTGGTTACTTCCAGGTGGCGGATCTCCCAATATTCCTGGTTCTGTAGAAAAATAGCCCCGGTCTGGTGGTAAGGACGCTCCACACCGCCGCCGTTGATCACCGGCAGATCGCCTTCGCCGTACCGGTCGATAAGAATCGGCGCCCCTTCGGTGCCGGAGCCTTTCGGCCACAGCTGGCCGTTCCATACGCCGCCGGATTTGAACAGCAGGGCGTCGCCCGGCGAGAAGGTGGTGGCGTTGATTTTGTCGAGGGATTTCCAGGCTTGGTCCGGGCTGGTTCCGGTATTGGCATCGCTGCCTGCCGCAGAGTCCACATAATAGATGGTTCCCTTCACGTCCAGAATGCCGGCAGACGCAGAGGCGGAGGAGGCTGTTCCGGTCGATCCGGGTGTTCCTGCCGCCGCCGTTTCGACTGCAGCTGTCTCGGCAGCATAAGCGGCAGATCCGCTGGAAGCGGAAATGTTCCACAGGGAGGTTAAAGCCATCAGCATGGACAGGAATAAATAACCAGTTTTCTTCAAATTCGTCCGCTCCTTCTTTTTCAAGAGTAAAAAAGATATAAGGATGGTCAGCGTACTTCTGAATTCACCGTTATTTCGTCATAAGCGATTTGTGATAAGAGATTCGTCATAAAGAGATTGCGTCGTAAGAGGTTGGCTGAATGTTCACTTTCGCGGCTTGTACGGCAGAACGGATATAAGCATCGAAATGGTCGCGGAGCAGCTGCTCCTGAATTTGATCCTGCACTTCCTCCAAAGGAGTGGGCTGGTTTCTCCGTACCGAATCCAATTGCAGCAGAATGTAGGCTGAGCCGTCGTCTAAGACGGAGGAATGCTGACCGGCCTGCATTTTGGCGGCGGCGGCAGATAAGATGTCTTTGGTTTGAAAAATAATCCCGCTCCCGCCGGAGCTGCTTTCCGGAGCGGGGGCAGACGGATCGGAGCTGCCGCTGGCTTCGCTCGCGCTCGCCGCCTTAAGCGTCTGCTTGCTGAAGGCAGCGTCTTTGGCCTGCAAAGCTGCTTCAGCCGGGGATTTACCTGCATCCAGTGACTGCAGGACCCGGTTTGCTTCCTGCAAAGCAGCTGTTTTGTCCGCTTCCCCGTAAGGAATGCTGATCAACTGAACGTCGTATTCGTCCCGGCTTTGGAACAGCTGCGGGTGAGCATCATAATAAGTTTTGATGTCTTGTTCCGCCGGTTTCAGCGTGTTGTCCCCTAGCTTCTCCTGCAGCTGCTGTTTCAGATGGTTCATATAATAATCGTAATATTGATCCAGTGTAAAAGAGGTCAACCCGTACACGGGCTGGTTCGTTTGGAGATTTTGGCTGCGCTGCCGGTTCAGCGTCTGCCAGTCGGCCAGAAGGCGGGAGAATGAGATATCGCCGATCAGGCCCTGCTCCCGGGCCAGCCGCTGAATAGTTTTGCTTTCGGCGGCGGCTTTGTCGGTCCGCTGCTTCAAGGCCTGCAGCGGGCTCTCCCCGCCGAAGTCATGGGTCCAGTAATCCGGCTGGTCTTCAGCGCCGTATTTGGCGTTGAAGGCATTGGTCACCGCGCTTTTCTCGCGGTTCATCAGCAGCCGGTATTCCTGAGCCGTGACCGGCTCGCCGTCCACCGTCAGAATGACGGCGTCTTCGCCAGGGGCAGCCGCTGCAGCTCCGGCGGGCTTCTCGCTGCTGGCCCAGCCGGTCAGCGCGGGGGATAAGGCCGCTGCTGTACCGCCGGCAGCAGCGAGCAGAATGACGGCGGCGGCCAGCATCAGCCGCCGCTTGCCGCGCCGGGATTGTCGTTTCAGGTTCATGCCAGGCACCTCCTGAAGCTGTGGTCTCAATTCACTTTAATCAACAATTGGGAATGGCAATTGATAATCGGCAATCGGCAAACGGTTGTCGGGCGGCTAACCTAGATCCGGCTGATCCGCCAAGCGGACCTCAGGCCGCGCGCAGCCGTGCAGTTCAAAGACAACAAGCTCGTTGCGCCCTTCCTTCAGCAGGGGGGCCGGGATGTACAAGGTCCGCTGCGGTCCCGCGTTCCAGTAACGGCCGAGGTTAAAGCCGTTCACGTAGGCAACGCCTTTCGTCCAGCCGTCCAGCCGCAGGAAGGTATCGGCTTTCTCCTTAACCTCGAAGGTGCCGCGATAAAAGACCGGCCGCTCCGGCGTACCACCGATCTCACTGCCTGTGCCTTGATCGGCGGCAGTATCATTACCCGGAACCGGCGCAAAATCCAGCTTGCCCAGTGATTCATATTCCAGCGGCAGCGGATGAATCGTCCAGCCATACAGGAATTGGTTGCCGTGGCGGACCCCTTCGGTAATGCCCTTCGGGTCCCGCAGAAGCGGCCCGTAGTTGATGCGGCCCATATTTTCCACGAGAATATCGAGCTTAAGTCCTTCTGGCGGAACAGACAGCGGCAGTGTTGACGGTGACCAGCGTTCGATCGTACCTAAATAACGTCCGTTGCCGTATACAAGGGCCCGGTCGCTGACCTGCTGAAGCACAAGCTCCATTTCTTGGCGGGGACCGGGGATCGTCGTGGAATACAGGATAAATCCGTACGTCTGTCCCAGCTTCTCCATCGGCTCCGGCGAAGAGCGGTACAGGGGAGAGGATAGCCCCTCCAGCGAGTCAAACAGCGCTGCGCTTTCGGTCAAAGCCACCTGCCCATAATCCGCAGTCGGAATAAGATCGGGCAGCGAAAGAGGGGGAAGCTCTGCAAACCGCCCTATAACTTCACGGACCGCAAAATATTTGTCCGTCGGCACCCCGTGTTCGCTCAGCAGCGCATTATAATCGTAGCTGCCGACGGTCGGCTCGTAGGCGTTGATATGATTGGCCCCGTTATAGAAACCAAAATTGGTGCCGCCGTGGAACATATACAGATTAAAGGAAGCTCCGCTTTCCAGAATATCGGCAATGGTCTGGGCCGTATCATCAGCGGTCCGCGTATGGTGCTCCTCCATCCAGTGGTCGAACCAGCCGTTCCAGAATTCCATCACCATCAAGGGACCTTCCGGCTGATATTCGTGCAGCTTGGCGAAGGCTTCCTTCGGATGGGAGCCGAAGTTTACCGTAGCCAGCACGCCCGGAATTGTGCCGCCCTGGAGCATAAAGTCCTCGGGACCGTCTGACGTGAACAGCAGCACGTCGATGCCGCGCTCCTGCATCGCTTTCTTGACGGCCTGCAAATACGCTTTGTCGTTGCCGTAGCTGCCGTATTCGTTTTCAATTTGCATCGCGATAATCGGCCCGCCGTTTGTGCACTGCAGGGGACGCAGCAGCGGAAGCAGCACATCGTAATAAGCCTCCACTTTGCTCAGGTAAACCGGATCGTTCGAGCGCAGCCGCACATTGGAATCGGCCAGCAGCCAGGCCGGAAGGCCGCCGAACTCCCACTCGGCGCAGATGTAAGGACTTGGCCTTACAATGACATGCAGGCCCAGCTCCCCGGCCAGAGTAAGGAAAGACACCACATCGGCCATACCTTCAAAGTTAAACGTTCCTTCCTTAGGCTCGTGCAGATTCCAAGGGATATAGGTTTCCACCGTGTTCAACCCGCAGGCCTTCAGCTTGAGCAGGCGGTCCCGCCAGTAATCCGGAACGACCCGAAAATAGTGGAGCGCGCCGGACATAATCCGCACGGGCTCCCCGTTCCAAACAAAATCGTTGTTCTGTACGCCAAAAGTAGAAGAATTCACCACTTAACCCTCCCGATCGTTTCTGAAGACGGGTGCCCCGCCGTATTTTGCTGCAAGCTCTGATTTCGGTATCCCGGCCTGAATTCCTTTGTCCAAGAAGCTCAGCATCGTCCGAAAAAACCATTACCAGAGCCGCACAGGCTCCGGATTTAGCCCTTCACGCCGCCCATCATCATGCCGTCGGTGAGCCGTTTTTGCAGCAGGGCATAAATAATAATGGTCGGGATCAGGACGATCACAAGTCCCGCGAACAGCGAACCCCAGTCGGTTGCGTACTGCTGGATTTGCATCAGATTGGACAGGCCGATCGGGATCGTTTTTTTCTCATCGCTTGTAATCAAAGTCAGGGCCAGCACGTATTCATTCCAGAAATCGAAGAACCCGAAGACAATCAGGGTTACGATAGCAGGCCGGGTAATCGGCAAAATAATCCGGAACAAGGTGCTGGTGTACCCGCACCCGTCTATCAACGCGGCTTCTTCGAAGTCCTTTGGAATGCTCTTCATGAACCCGATCATCAGGTACACGGAGAAGGGCAGACTGCCTGTTGCATATACGGCGCTCAGCCAGAAACGGTTGTCGAGCATATGCAGATTGTTCATCAGGATGAAGAGCGGCACGATGATGTACACGCCGCCAATAAACAGACCGGCCATGTAGACGTTGGTTGTAAAGGCTTTTCCCCTGAAGTTCATCCGTCCAAGCGCATAAGCCGTCGGCAGGGCTGCCGCGAGCAGGATCGCCATCGACATGGCGACCACCAGCACGGAGTTCAGCATATAGTCGCCGATGCGCGCCGTTGTAAAGGCATTTACGTAGTTGGACCAGTTGAAATGCTTGGGCAGCGTCCAGGGGTTCTCCATCACCTCCTCATTGGTTTTCAGGGATGCGAGCACATTCCAGACCAGCGGGTATACGACAATCAAAGCCTGGATAATTAGAATGAGGCGAAGAAACAGCCTTCCCAGCCAGGCTAACGTTTTTCTGCCGGATTGGGGCACGGTTTGCGGCGGATGGGAGGAGCGGGCAGGTTGGGCATTCACGCTTGCAGCCATCTTAGTTGTTCCCCCTTTCCGTTAGTCGGTTGCTCAGCAGTGCGAGCAGGAATGAAACGATAAACACGAACACGCCGATGGCCATCGCATAGCCGAAGTTGGAGTTCGAGAAAGCCTGGCTGTACAGGTAAGTCATCACCACTTCGGAGTGGCGGTCCGGCCCGCCGGCTGTCATGATCGATACGATGACGAAGCTGATGGTCAAGACGCCGTTGATGCTGAAGATGATCGTAATCCGGATGATTTCCCACAGCAGCGGGATCGTAATATGGAAAAATTGGTGAACCGGCGTTGCCCCGTCAATACTCGCCGCTTCGTAAAGCTCGGGCGAGATGCCGTCGATGCCGGCCATATACATGACCATGTAATAACCGGCGGCCTGCCAGATCATTGTAACGGCCAGCGCCCATAGGACGGTCCGGGCATCACCCAGCCAGGCCAGCGCCCATTTGCCGAGACCGATGCTTTCCAGCCCGGCATTCAGAAAGCCGATGGTCGGATGGTAAATGAATGACCAGAGGATCGCGATGACGACAAAGGACAGGATGCTTGGGAAAAAGAACACAGTCCGGTACAAGGAACGTTCCCGGAGCTTCGAGCGGGTCAGAATCGAGGCGTTGACCAAGGCGATAAACAAGGTGATCACCGGGACGACCAGCATCAGGAAACCGGTATTGCGGAGCGAAAGCAGAAATACATCATCATGAAAAAGGTCGGTGAAATTTCTCAGGCCGACCCATTTTGGTTTGTCGCCGATTCCTGTCCATAAATAAAAGGATTTCTGAAATACCTCGATGGTAGGGTATATTTTGAACAAAGCCATCAGCACGAGTCCGGGCAGCAGACAGAATAATAGGAACCAGTTGCGTTTGGCTTTCATGGACATGGGGTTCACCTCCTAAAGGACTATTGAGCTGGGTGGTTAGGGAGCAGAACGTTGTGCATGCGGTGCTTTGATGCGGGTGATTCCGATGAAGTTGCCTGCAAGGTTGCCGCTGCAAAGAGGCCGCTCCGATGTCGAGTGTTCTTCCGACCGCTGTTCCTCCCGGATTTCTTTAACTAGGTTAAGAAGGGTGAAATCCGGGAGCCCGCCTATGCTTCCGAGGCAGCTTTCCTTTGGAAAGCTTTTATGCGGACGCTCACGCTTCTCCAGAATCACTCGCCCTCTCCGCTAAGCAGCTTGGCGCACTCCTTATGGAGTGCCCGGCTAAGCAAGAAGGCCGCTCAATGTTCATTTACATCGCTGAATTTGTAATAGGGTAAAAGGTTGAGCGTGTTAAAGGCCACGCTCTAACCTTAGGTGTAAAGCTTTGGACGTGGCCGTGAAATATACGGCCACGAAACGTAAGACCATGAACATAAGACCATGAAACATTAAGATAAGGAACAAAGGAACATTCAGATCGTGAGCTATGAAAGCATTGAAATATTAAGCTGAAACCTGGATCTGGGGGCTGGCTTC
Encoded proteins:
- a CDS encoding LamG-like jellyroll fold domain-containing protein translates to MKKTGYLFLSMLMALTSLWNISASSGSAAYAAETAAVETAAAGTPGSTGTASSASASAGILDVKGTIYYVDSAAGSDANTGTSPDQAWKSLDKINATTFSPGDALLFKSGGVWNGQLWPKGSGTEGAPILIDRYGEGDLPVINGGGVERPYHQTGAIFLQNQEYWEIRHLEVTNDDDFDTDLVATTYKNGEPSNIRDGILVVLDTDKVPDGGNSVMHHIYISDCYIHDVDSPDEWPNEYKNASFNGGIMFYVIGSLKPNMTFDDVRIERNFIKHVDLLGIANFNYTTKTDFQDEVGGYGLWQTNIYIGHNYLQDIAQGGIDLCDAKDAVVEYNVLDGWMKRYNAQAAGIYPWKSWNVVFQNNEVYGGPTTTDATNGDGTAFDFDSPNINIVYQYNYTHDNPMGWMSYLGRSANNIARYNISDDDGEYLIKFGWFGPDSSPAYFLNNVFIYNGQKTAFTNRNDDIGAYFDQVPYYFYNNVFYDKTGPSPSTWAASPDDYGTGKFSHNVFYSANGFTATGLPEDPHKITADPGFVNPGQAPSAGPNGVLSGATVWDGYKLQESSPLVDAGIYVPQLGDKDFYGNPLYYGEAPDIGVQEVQQGDRVTPENPPEIVNLALGKKVTTDFTSTTPYAAGSITDGLPSTYWTSSTNKEQSITIDLGEESTFNSIKAEEYVTTPPETGNYRPFQPAVGTYSYDYWNGTDWVPFYEGYGIGASHTAVFEPVTANQIRMTLHQAANAPSLAEIAVYNDPEAIGDPAGIAPEQPEPAQVDVVAHYTFDNVRSNSSEVKDSSGSGLNATKSASVDIVNNDSYKGRALRFGNHGSAPDSYISIPDSEQLKRSSYTISMWVKPDDYGLSAPAANGAEVLYSKGDNANEMYSATLLTDAPAGGFQNPFILEGQDGTKGARWYPTTLGPNSDLTVPAGKWSQVVQSYDRHTYKIYINGELVMSVPVSKEGADLFANNKPLLLGNQSTGAEGKNPYYGLMDEVLILDGALTDQQVAQLYNGKLKFNH
- a CDS encoding peptidyl-prolyl cis-trans isomerase, with protein sequence MNLKRQSRRGKRRLMLAAAVILLAAAGGTAAALSPALTGWASSEKPAGAAAAAPGEDAVILTVDGEPVTAQEYRLLMNREKSAVTNAFNAKYGAEDQPDYWTHDFGGESPLQALKQRTDKAAAESKTIQRLAREQGLIGDISFSRLLADWQTLNRQRSQNLQTNQPVYGLTSFTLDQYYDYYMNHLKQQLQEKLGDNTLKPAEQDIKTYYDAHPQLFQSRDEYDVQLISIPYGEADKTAALQEANRVLQSLDAGKSPAEAALQAKDAAFSKQTLKAASASEASGSSDPSAPAPESSSGGSGIIFQTKDILSAAAAKMQAGQHSSVLDDGSAYILLQLDSVRRNQPTPLEEVQDQIQEQLLRDHFDAYIRSAVQAAKVNIQPTSYDAISL
- a CDS encoding glycoside hydrolase family 35 protein — encoded protein: MNSSTFGVQNNDFVWNGEPVRIMSGALHYFRVVPDYWRDRLLKLKACGLNTVETYIPWNLHEPKEGTFNFEGMADVVSFLTLAGELGLHVIVRPSPYICAEWEFGGLPAWLLADSNVRLRSNDPVYLSKVEAYYDVLLPLLRPLQCTNGGPIIAMQIENEYGSYGNDKAYLQAVKKAMQERGIDVLLFTSDGPEDFMLQGGTIPGVLATVNFGSHPKEAFAKLHEYQPEGPLMVMEFWNGWFDHWMEEHHTRTADDTAQTIADILESGASFNLYMFHGGTNFGFYNGANHINAYEPTVGSYDYNALLSEHGVPTDKYFAVREVIGRFAELPPLSLPDLIPTADYGQVALTESAALFDSLEGLSSPLYRSSPEPMEKLGQTYGFILYSTTIPGPRQEMELVLQQVSDRALVYGNGRYLGTIERWSPSTLPLSVPPEGLKLDILVENMGRINYGPLLRDPKGITEGVRHGNQFLYGWTIHPLPLEYESLGKLDFAPVPGNDTAADQGTGSEIGGTPERPVFYRGTFEVKEKADTFLRLDGWTKGVAYVNGFNLGRYWNAGPQRTLYIPAPLLKEGRNELVVFELHGCARPEVRLADQPDLG
- a CDS encoding carbohydrate ABC transporter permease, which translates into the protein MAASVNAQPARSSHPPQTVPQSGRKTLAWLGRLFLRLILIIQALIVVYPLVWNVLASLKTNEEVMENPWTLPKHFNWSNYVNAFTTARIGDYMLNSVLVVAMSMAILLAAALPTAYALGRMNFRGKAFTTNVYMAGLFIGGVYIIVPLFILMNNLHMLDNRFWLSAVYATGSLPFSVYLMIGFMKSIPKDFEEAALIDGCGYTSTLFRIILPITRPAIVTLIVFGFFDFWNEYVLALTLITSDEKKTIPIGLSNLMQIQQYATDWGSLFAGLVIVLIPTIIIYALLQKRLTDGMMMGGVKG
- a CDS encoding carbohydrate ABC transporter permease, which produces MSMKAKRNWFLLFCLLPGLVLMALFKIYPTIEVFQKSFYLWTGIGDKPKWVGLRNFTDLFHDDVFLLSLRNTGFLMLVVPVITLFIALVNASILTRSKLRERSLYRTVFFFPSILSFVVIAILWSFIYHPTIGFLNAGLESIGLGKWALAWLGDARTVLWALAVTMIWQAAGYYMVMYMAGIDGISPELYEAASIDGATPVHQFFHITIPLLWEIIRITIIFSINGVLTISFVIVSIMTAGGPDRHSEVVMTYLYSQAFSNSNFGYAMAIGVFVFIVSFLLALLSNRLTERGNN